A single region of the Indicator indicator isolate 239-I01 chromosome 3, UM_Iind_1.1, whole genome shotgun sequence genome encodes:
- the LRRC10 gene encoding leucine-rich repeat-containing protein 10, protein MGNNLKAIAAFVPSSKCQKYLLEDLEEMPVDKMVDLSGSQLRRLPLHVCSFKELVKLYLSDNNLNHLPPELEQLQNLQILALDFNNFKALPLVVCTLKQLCILYLGNNKLCSLPLELQLLQNLKTLWIESNCLQCLPEVVCELRLLKTLHAGSNALRTLPSRLRRLQELRSIWLSGNLLAEFPTVLLDMPLLEVIDVDRNSIRFFPSLAHLPGLKLVIYDHNPCRNAPKVAKGVRRVGRWSEETPEPRKRSGAVVEITLHEKPSPPPAAKPEPEAETC, encoded by the coding sequence ATGGGCAACAACCTGAAAGCAATAGCTGCTTTTGTGCCTTCCAGCAAGTGCCAGAAGTACCTCCTGGAAGACCTAGAAGAGATGCCAGTGGATAAAATGGTGGATCTGAGTGGCAGCCAGCTGAGGCGGCTGCCTCTGCACGTTTGCTCTTTTAAGGAACTGgtcaagctgtacctgagcgaCAACAACCTGAACCATCTGCCTCCTGAGCTagagcagctgcagaacctGCAGATCCTGGCGCTGGACTTCAACAACTTCAAAGCGCTGCCCCTGGTGGTGTGCACGCTGAAGCAGCTGTGCATCCTCTACCTGGGCAACAacaagctctgcagcctgcccctcgagctgcagctcctgcagaaccTCAAGACCCTCTGGATCGAGTCCAACTGCCTGCAGTGCCTGCCGGAGGTGGTGTGCGAGCTGCGCCTGCTCAAGACCCTGCACGCCGGCTCCAACGCGCTGCGCACCCTCCCCAGCCGGCTGCGGCGCCTGCAGGAGCTGCGCAGCATCTGGCTGTCGGGCAACCTACTGGCCGAGTTCCCCACCGTGCTCCTGGACATGCCTTTGCTGGAGGTGATCGACGTGGATCGCAACTCCATCCGGttcttccccagcctggctcaCCTCCCCGGCCTAAAGCTGGTGATCTACGACCACAACCCCTGCAGGAACGCACCCAAGGTGGCCAAAGGAGTGCGCAGGGTGGGGAGGTGGTCAGAGGAGACCCCTGAGCCCCGGAAGCGCTCTGGGGCAGTGGTAGAAATCACGCTCCACGAGAAGCCATCACCACCTCCGGCTGCCAAGCCCGAGCCAGAAGCTGAGACCTGCTGA